The proteins below come from a single Fusobacterium nucleatum genomic window:
- a CDS encoding YihY/virulence factor BrkB family protein → MKNLFENFGSKKFNTKSLKLMLKRAYEKYQSANSSFWVTSLSFYTILAIVPILAILVSLSSWFGAEDYIINQIKNIAPLKGGTLELLTDFSNNLLMDARSNVLAGVGFLFLGWTFIQMFSLIEESFNEIWHIKKSRSLIRKISDYISFFIFLPLLFIILNGLILFLLSKIKDIVFLYYIIKNIFPLISMTIFFMAIYLVMPNTMVKIIPAFIASIIVSITFLLFQYIFILLQFLLIGYNTVYGGFSVIFIFLIWVRISWFIVILGVHITYLIQNANFDINIENDSINISFNSKLYITFKVLEDIVKRYLNNQSPPNITDLRKVTTSSPFLIESILDDLIRGGYVVSSRDYSEKVFCIAKNIEEISLKEIYDFIANTGEEIYILQDGVISDGIEKMIIEKDYSRTLKSLGGESAEKN, encoded by the coding sequence ATGAAAAATTTATTTGAAAATTTTGGTTCAAAGAAATTTAATACTAAAAGTTTGAAATTGATGTTAAAAAGAGCATATGAAAAGTACCAAAGTGCTAATTCTAGCTTTTGGGTAACATCTCTATCTTTCTATACTATTCTAGCAATAGTTCCAATACTCGCTATTTTAGTTAGTTTAAGTAGTTGGTTTGGAGCAGAAGACTATATAATAAATCAGATTAAAAATATAGCTCCTCTAAAAGGTGGTACATTGGAGCTGCTTACTGATTTTTCAAATAATTTATTAATGGATGCCAGAAGTAATGTTTTAGCAGGAGTTGGTTTTCTATTTTTAGGTTGGACATTTATCCAAATGTTCTCTCTTATTGAAGAGTCTTTTAATGAAATTTGGCATATAAAGAAATCAAGAAGTCTAATAAGAAAAATTAGTGATTATATATCATTTTTTATTTTTTTACCATTACTATTTATTATTTTAAATGGTCTTATACTATTTTTGCTTTCAAAAATAAAAGATATAGTATTTCTTTATTATATAATAAAAAATATTTTTCCTTTAATAAGTATGACAATTTTTTTTATGGCAATATATCTAGTTATGCCAAATACAATGGTGAAAATTATTCCAGCTTTTATAGCATCAATAATAGTCTCAATAACCTTTTTACTATTTCAATATATTTTTATTTTATTACAATTTCTATTAATAGGCTATAATACAGTATATGGTGGTTTTTCAGTAATATTTATATTTTTAATATGGGTAAGAATATCTTGGTTTATAGTGATTCTAGGAGTTCATATAACATATTTAATTCAAAATGCTAACTTTGACATAAATATAGAAAACGATAGTATAAATATCAGTTTTAATTCAAAATTGTACATAACATTTAAAGTTTTAGAAGATATTGTAAAAAGATATTTAAATAATCAGTCTCCTCCTAATATAACTGACTTAAGAAAAGTGACAACATCATCTCCTTTTTTAATAGAAAGTATATTAGATGATTTAATTAGAGGCGGTTATGTGGTAAGTAGTCGTGATTATTCTGAAAAAGTATTTTGTATAGCAAAAAATATAGAAGAAATATCCTTAAAAGAAATATATGATTTTATTGCTAATACAGGTGAAGAAATATACATATTACAAGATGGAGTAATAAGTGATGGTATAGAAAAAATGATTATAGAAAAAGATTATAGTAGAACATTAAAAAGTTTAGGAGGAGAAAGTGCAGAAAAAAATTAA